The sequence AAACTGCAATTATAATTAATCCACAATCAAATGCATACTAAAAGGTGTGAATCAAAAGACAACTGAGAATGATAACATTCCCAGAAGACGGAGCTGTAGGTCCTCTGTGAATAAATCCGTATTTGTGGGCAGAGCATGCATGTGTTTCTCCAGAAAGCAATCCCAGCAAAGTACTGAAAAGGCACTGTTTCTGTGCTCGCACCTCAATGGGCCCTGAGGGAGAGACCCGAAATGACACAACGGAAACCTCGCTGTTAAGATTACACTGAGTATGACATAAACTTTAGTATTAGAATCTCCTTAAAGTGAAAAAGGCGAAAGCAATCACACCaccatctgtttttcttctccagaaACGTCCTGttctatctcttttctttctttcaggagaCACTCTATCATTGCCACTGAGGGGGATCAGGACACGTCACCCCAAAAGACACCACTCTCGCAAAAGAACGACTCTGAGCCAGAGGCATCTCAGTTCCTGCAGTCGCTTATCTGCCCGAGAGTTCTCCCCAAAAGTCTCGTCACAACTCCCATCTCCAGGCCACTCTGCTCTCTCCAGCACCACACCCCGACACCACCAGGCACTTCCCATCGCCCATCACTTCTCTCAGGGCCACTTGTCTTCCCGGGAGtatctttcttcccctccctttccctgctaAGTTAGCTGCACAGACCTCCAAGTCCAACCCTCCGTTGAGTTACTCAGGACCGGGCACCGTGTGAATGCAGGATGCACCTGTGAGAAcgcttctgtttttctcttgttgatcTGCTTCTGTCAGACCAAGGTACAGGCTGTGGCTGGAGAACCCGGCAgggtggaaggaaaaataatttttcttcccctttagtACTTTGAAATCTGACTTTACATTTACACATACACATCTCTCTCAGCTTTAAAAAgctgtctattttttaaaaatccaataaaaagtGTAAGTAACTGAAAGAGTCAAAGTTTTAAAACCCTTTGAGACTCCGGGTCCAGTCTCTTTAACTTTTCAAACTAGATATTGAAACAATAGACCAAAGTGCTTATTGTGTGAAGCAAGACTGCTATAAGGAAAAGAGTGGATAATGGAGAGATATTTACAGCGTGTGCAGCTGTCAGGATCAGCCTCTGCTCTGTGAGGACCCTCACCAAATACAGGTTCACGATTATATTTAACCCACTTTACTAATATTACTTCATCTTTTAtcattattccattatttatcttttattacaAGATAAATATGAAAGACTAAAATGCTACGGTAGCAAAATAACTTCAAATTAAAGTTCCCTACTTGAAAAACTAATGGACAGAGAGCTACATTTTATAGTGGGGAAGACTGGAAATACCTTATTGCTATTAATAATGGCagacaaaataaagcaaaggtgATGTAGTTCTAAATACAGCACTCCTGGAAATTAATAAAGTATTTAACATACgactgtgatatatatatatatatatatagtcatgtAGGCAAACACTGAGTAGTATATCTCCTCAATGAGAAGAAAATTAGCTTCAGAAGCATCAGAGACGCAGCACTTTTACCATATGAAAAAAAAGCACgtgaaagacacaaaacaaaatatacttaTTACTTTTAGCATGTTAAAAACAATCACATCAAAAAAAGTATACAGATAAAAATGTCATAGATGACATAAGaaaatagtgtatatatatattctgcatatatatatatgtatatatatatatatatatatatataaatctacaGTATTTACCACTGttgacatatatattttggaACAGCTCAGATGCTGCCATCATACCCTAAATTGTACAGCTTGGTTTATTACAAGTCACAGAATCATGGTTTAAAAATTCGAACTAATATCCTTAGCTGCATTTCGTTATATACATGTCTTTCTAAGCCTCCACATGATCCGAATCAAGAGCCCAGGGACAGCAGGGTTTTGTCTGTGCTCCAGCGTCGTGCTTAGCTGCTAACACACTGCATTTGTTTTGCCATTTAAATAACATCATTACTGAGTTGATTAAAATTACATTAGActcattatatacataaaaaatattgtcACATTCACTAGCTAAACAAATGTTActctcatttgaaaagatatacttCGGTACCTTGGAAGTTTAAAGCTCCAACTTGTGACAAGAAGAGCCATGGACGTTAGGTTGATCCTACTCTCTTCATTATTCAAACACCAGGCAAGTATGCTGAAAACGAGCTCTCCCGTTAAACACAAAGTCATACTTTCTGGGAGTGCCCAAAACTTTGCCAGCGTTTTGGTAATTGTAGTGTAATagagtattttaaaagacattgcTCATTTTTAAACCATGAACCTGAATTTTTttcactgagaaagaaaaaaaggagatttttGAAAGTATGAAAGTCACACtcgtttttaaaaaagactaaaatcttAAGACTCCTATTAATAATTAGGATCATTGTTTACAGTTTTACACAGTGATAATTTAGTGGCCCAAGGGCAGTGATACCCACTAGGGCCTTTAAAGAAAGAGTACCAGGAAAAGATCGTGTAAATGAACGCTCTGGGCCTGCAGGAATCGAAAGGGCAGAAGTGAGAAGTCACCATACTGCTGATCCAGCTTTCGAATGAACTTCACAGGAGCTGCTCTGCTGCCCCGCGTGAGCGCGCACTCATCAGTAACTCCTCCTGCTGGCATCCACTGGAGAGCAGGACCTCGCGCTTCCTTTGCATCTGGCAAGGAGCATTCAGCTCTGAGCTTTGCAAGAGTCAGACCAGAACAAAGGGCGCCGAACCAACTAAAGCTGCTCTGACACTGATCTCAGGGTGCGTGGATGCAACGGGCAGCGCGGCCGTGCCTTTGGCCATAAACTTACTTTGAGTGCCCCAATGTTTAAGCACCATTAAGTGGTGAGCCTTGCTCTCCAGTGTCTTTAATTTtcagatggaaagaaaatggcTGCAATGGCAGAGAAGCTGAATCAAGTCGGGGCACACCCTTACATCACTTTAGGACCTGGGTGGAaaacagatggggggggggggggggaggaacttgagtgaaagataaggaaaggaagaacagTAAATTATCCCAtggatatatattaaaattagttttttttaacgtttctttagtTTTGTGTTCAAATGTGTGTGCACGGAGGCCTTTTGGTATCTATTAAAAGATACGTACACTACATCTAGccttaaaaatgtgtattctatgcAGTTTTTCAGTGCTTTATAACGTTTCTCAAAATAGCATAGGCTAATGGAGTAAAAATGCTCAGGTTTTGGAGAAAGATATAAATGAAACTGAGTGATGAATTATCATCATGTGTGCATCCCTCAACACCACTGCTATGTTTCCATGTTAAATTCTTTTGAGCAGATTCAGTGATGATGCAATTTAAAAACTGCTCATCTTAAGCAGCATCTACGTGGGGATGAAACGCTTCTACATATTCTTATTACTAGCATACACTGGAATTGTGCAAGATGTTTACAGTAGTAGGAAATACTGCTTTGGCAATTATAAACATAGCAATGTAGGTTTCAAATGGTTTCTATTCTCTTGTCTTTACCAAGTATAGATAAATTCTCACAGCAATACTGATTCTTGAATAGGAAGTCCATCCCGATTTCTGTAGTGATATCCTGGAGGCGAGGGCCCTGAATATTGATACCCAGAGGAACCGGCATCTTCTAAACCTGGTGAAGTTCTGTATCGCACTGGACTATCTACTGAGACTGCTGGGAGGCTATGGTCCTGAAAGGGAACATGCTGAAAGGCGGAATATTTTGGTAACTTGCTCAAGTGGCTACGGTTAGCATCTTGAGTCCACAGCTGTCCGTGAGTCTCAGGTCTGTATGTGTAACTAACTTCTGACCATTTCCTGTTATCCGGCAGATAATCCACTGGAGGAATGATGAATTTCCCATTCTTTGGTGACTCCGAATTGCCTGAATACCCCCCGGCACTGGTCTCCACAGGAAGAACTTCTATTCGGCTGGATGGCAGGACAAGAGGAAGAGGGCGGCTGTAagatttctctggagaaatatcGACTGAAAGAGTAGAGCCATAAGGTCTCCTGGAAGGATTCCCTGGAGTCCCACGGGTAAACTGTGGAGATGCAAAGCTGCTGTCGGCAGCAGGGATGTGTTTGGGAGAATTTCCGTGGTACACAGGGGGGTTACTGTAGGAGGGTGGGTGCACTGTCCTGCGATCTTCCCTGTCTAACGGAGACGGGTATTTTGTGTAACCTGCAGGCTGCACTTTAAAAGTAAACTTGTTTGAGGCTCTTGATGGACTAGACCCTGGCTCCACGTGCTTCCTGGGACTGTGACAGTAAGCTCTTTCTAGCGCCTCTTCAATAGACGCGCTGTTATCATTCTCGGGCACGTTATCGTACTGGGATGCATTGGAGCCCCGTTTCCCTTCATCGACATCCCAAACCTTCATCTTTTGCCTCACATTCGACATCCGAGTATCAGCAGAACTCGGGACGGTGGCTGTGAGCGAGGGGTGTGCTGACCTACTTTTGCCTTCGATGGCATATTTGGCAGTTTTTTCAATAGCTGAAGTATCTGACGGTTTATTCCACTTGGGCACAAATTCCTTCCTGACAGTTGAAGTGGCATTGCTGTTCTGGTTAGCAGCTGCGTGATTATATTGCCTCGAACTGTCTTGTGGGCCCGATGGAAGTTTTCTTTGCAAATCTGCTTCGTCTTTAAGCTTTTTACTGTCTTCGTCCACGGATTTTCTTCTCGGCGCCCTTACTCTTTCTGGTGTGCCAACTCGACCTTGATGGTGAGGGGAATGCTCATGCTTTTTGTGGGGTGAAGAGCTGCTCTCTCTTCTGCTGTTCAGAGGGGGACTTGACCTGCCCATGCTTCTTTGTCCGTTGCTCAGGTGACTGATGCCAGCAGATTCGGGTAGAAGCTGTCCCAAAGGTTTCCGTGGGTATTCATCCTCTTTACCTAAAGGGAAAGACAGATccataaataacataaatacagcagtaaataatatcaaatataaaACCACATGATGAACAACGGTATACTTTTCATCTGAGCACTCATACACATAAACCACAGAATCTGGGGGGTTTAGGAGAAGCAGTTTTTAGGGAGACTGATACTAAAACATACCACAAGTCAAAATCTTATTAGACAATGTGCAGGTGGGAATATTTTATGAACTTATGAGGAAGGATGATACAATTATGTAACATGTGattcttatgttttcttaagCTATACTGTTATGTGTcttcaaggacacacagctgacACTCTCATTCTCATTATTACAACCCTTATGCAGGTCAGCAGTTCAAGGTCCTACTGTTACTTTCGCTTTAGTTGGCCTCAACTAAAATGGTTTCAAAATCTCAGTCAAACTTCTATCAACTTTCAGCAGGTCTACCAAATTGAAAAGGCAGGTGATGACCAAGCGTGGTCTCAAAGTTGTTCCCAAACAgcttactattactattattatcttaaGTACTTGCCACAGTATAACTTCATAATAGAAAGAAATAGTATTCTATCTCAAAGTTAACACCTCTAAAAGGATCctaatgcaaaagagaaaaaaaactttaaaaagaaagaaaattatattggatactttcagttttttattttatataattaacaCCAAAAAATTAATCAAGAATTAAAGGAAGGTGCAATAAATTGGGCATTTAGTAAACAGTTTAGTacatccactctcaccaccgtTATTCAccagttattcaacatagtgctggaagtcccagccacagcagccagacaacaaaaggaaataaaaggcggaagaagtaaaaccttcactatttgcagatgacatgatactataaagagaaaatcagaaagacCCCACCCATAAGCTACTAGGACTGATACATGAGttaagtcacaggatataaaaccaatgtacagaaatctgttgcattcccaTATACTactgatgaagcagcagaaagagaaattaaaaaaaacaatctcatttacaattgtacccaaaatactaaaatacttaCAAGTAAACTTAACCAAGGGAGTGAAACACCTGTAACTCTGAAAACTCtcaaacactaatgaaagaaattgacaatGACAGAAAGAATTGgagagacattccatgctcatggaagaacaaatattgttaaaatgtctatactgcccaacctacacatttcatgcaatccctattaagataccaacagcatttttcacagaactagaataatcctaaaatttgtatggaaccacaagagacgccgagtagccaaagcaatctagaaaaagaaaaacaaaactggaggcaccaCAATTCCAGACGTCGAGCTACACCACAAAGGTGCAGTGATCAAAACAGTcttggtactggcacaaaaaatggacacagagcccagaaataaacccatgattaattagtctctgacaaagcaggaaagtacatgcaatgggaaaaagacagcctcttcaaccaACGGTgctggggaaaactggacagcaacatgcaaaagaatgaaactgggccatgTTCTCACACTATACAcgaaaataatctcaaaatggataaaagaacctaaatgtgagatctgaaaccataaaaatcctagatgagAGCATAGGAAGTTATGTCTCTGATgctggctgtagcaacatttttctagatgtctgttcaggcatgggaaacaaaagcaaaaataactgttgggactacatcaaaacaaaaagcttctgcacagtgaaggaaaaaaatcaacaaaactaaaaggcaatgtactgaatgacaaaaaatatttgcaaataacatatcagataaagggttagtacccaaaaatatataaagaacttctacaactcaacactcaaaaaaaaaaaaaacaaataatctcattaaaaatggacagaagacatgaacagacatttctccaaagaagatatacagatggccaatagacacatgaaaaaatgctcaacatcactcatcgtcagggaaatgcaaatcacaacacaatgagatatcacctcacgcctgtcagaatggtgaaaatgaaacacaacaagCAATAAGTGTTGGCtagaatttggggaaaaaaggaaccctcatagaccattggtgggaatgcaaactggtgcagccactgtggaaaacagtatggaggttcctcaaaaagttaaagtggaactaccctaagatccagtaactgcactactgggtatttacccaaacaatataaaaacactaattcaaagggatacatggactcatatgtttatagcagcattatttaaaatagccaaactatggaagcagcccaagtgtccactgatataTAGAGAAGATGTGctatacatatacaatgggatatcattcagccataaaagaggatgatatcttgccatttgctacaacatggatggggcCAAATAGTACAATggtaagtgaaacaagtcagagaaagacaaatactacatgatttcactcctatgtggaatttaagaaaacaaatgagcacaggaaagaaaaaaggagagacaaaccaaaacaaactgtTGGTaaccagaggggatgtgggtagGGGGCTGCGTGAAGGGGATCAACTGcacacttgtcctgatgagcacggAGTAATGTATATACTCGACACCTGAAACCAATCTAACACTacgttaactctactggaattaaaatacaaaacttaaatataaaacattaaaaaaaaaatgaaaaactgaaaatgattATAATGTAGATATCCAATAAATATCATCTTGAGAAAAAGACAACAGACTTCTCTTGTACAAATTCCATGGTTTCAAATGTGACTTTCATGAGGCgcctgtttggctcagttggCGGAACATGGGGTTCCTGATCTGGGGGTTGTAACTTTGAgcccctatgttgggtgtagagattacttaaaaaaaatctttaaaataaaattttcacagaTTGAAAAATAATACTCTCAACTTACAAATACGTGGTTGCTCTTCAGGTATCTTCCTGCCCATCCATCTACAAGAGTTACTGAGTGAGCTCTGCTCTGGGCTAAGCAATGTGTCACCAGAGGCGAGCGCACAGTCCCCGTTTTCACGTAGCTCACACTCCGGGTGATGGTAACTTTGTTCTTCACCCACATATGGGACTTTTGagatactaaaaaaatatattcagtgagcttttctttgggggggggggggaggtagcaGAGAGTGATAGAGAAACAAGATCCTTTAAAGAGTTAAGCTATGCCGCAATCGGAATTAAGCCAAAAATAACCTTTGTGACCTTGGAATCCAggagtttttaaactttttaagacCAGGCTCTTGTTCTTCAAACCAAATTCCATATGAGGCCCCAAtacataaggaaaatacaaacacAGCTGCTCTGATAAAAGTGGAAAGTCaccccttttcctcttccctcaacTGCGCAGCTGCTCAGAGCCCGAGGGTTCAAGGTCTAGTTCTGCCTACACTGGAAAGATGGGAACAGAGCTTCAGAGAAGCCATGTGATCAATCTCTCATGGCAGACACGGAATGGGATCCAGGACCCCGTGTTTTCACGCCCAGCTCACTGCTTTCTGCCACTGTGGCACATTCATTAAACTCCAGAGACACTGCGGATGGTTTTAGCAGACTCTACTGTGACAATCCTTGTGCAAGCTCTTCATTTTGCACATTTGAAAGCACACAAATCACTAGAATTGGCAATCAGGGTTTGTTccattcatttgtccattcaacaaatacatatgtatcaaGCAAATACTATGGCCCAGGCACTGCCCAGGGAGCTGCCAATCCAGGAAGGACACCAAGGAAGAAGTTCCCACCCTCACGGAGCACACACGCTAGTTGTGCAGAGCCAGGAAGACAGCACCAGAGAAGGCAGTGGaagcaagtgggggtggggcaggaccGCACAGGGCAGAGCTCTGGCGAGGACAGAGGCGCTCTGTGCCTGGAGCAGGAGACAAGCAGAGACCAGCTGGGGACGAGGCCTGAGGAACAGCAGTCACATCACGCAGGGCCTTGAAGATTACAGTAATGGCTCTGAACCTCTTTCTGAGTTAACTGCCAACTCCTGGGGCCTTTTCAGTAGGAGGATAACATCATCTGATACTATCTTACCAAGTTCACGTTGGTGGGTTAGACTTACAGTATGTAATACTTAATGATGGTAACAGTAATAGCTAATATTCATTAAGCACTTAACGTGCACCAGATACTACTCAAAAAATACATACGGCATTTAGGAACAGGCGTATAACTAAGGTCACTACTCGGACCTCTCACTGTAGAGGAGGAAATCCAGGCAGAAATGACATTGTTCTCATATCTTTTTACCATAATAATGACATTTTACGGTACATGGACACAGTATTTTAAGTGATAACCCAAACGGTGAAATGCTTGTCGATGACAAAAGTTGTCCTTGTCTTTGAATGCTGTATGTAAAAGCATCTGAGGCAATTCCAGTGCAGCATCTGACTAGTCTCACAGGAACTAGCTGGAATCAAGGTAAGAGAGGGGACTCACATGCAGCCCGAGACAAGAATATTCACAAGTAGTTACTTAGCCTATTGAGTTAAAAACTAACcatacaaataaaactaaaatcaaTCCGAGTCGCCCAAAAGCTTTCACCCGCTCTACAAATAGTTATCCATTTAGTCCCAGATAAATGTAGGAATTCCTTCTTCCCTATAGACAGCTAACACCAACAAGAAAATTATTAAGAAGATATATAGACCTATGTAATTGAAAAACTGAACTTAAGACTCTTCTTTGACAATTTTCTGAGGGCACAGCATAGGAACCTGAATGGCTAATTCGGTGGCTGGCTGATAtgccatcagaaaaaaatatcgGCCAATCATCACAACACCCTTTGCAGGTTGGTGAGTAGGAACCTGATGAAAAACATAACCACTAAAAGGAACAGGAAAACGCACACCCAGAGAATGGTGAATTCATGCCTGCAAAATGTGCTGTCACAGGGACAAAAGCAGATTAGTTGTAGAGACTCTTACACTGAGCCCTTTAAGCTGCCCCTTTCTCCACCACTTGAGTGGCTTCCGGCAGCCTGCAGAGAGAGAGCCACCAACATTTCAGTTCatatgaaatcatttaaaatgtttaaaaaattctccaTGGCAGTGttaaacaaccaccaccaccacatttCAAAATGAACCGTGGCTGCAACGTGCACGTAGGTGGATGCCCTAGAACATCAATCTAGGGGTGAAAGCTTCAAACGCTTCTCTTTGCCTGGACTGGGAATGCTCACATCCTGCTTTCTGTATTTCAATCTGTATCAATTCACAACCCAGGAAAACTTAATTCACTTGTAATTAGGTCTTTCCAAGGTTGGCtaactgctatggactgaatgcttgtgtccccccagaattcatatgCTGGAACTCCCTAGTGTAACGGTACTTGGAGATGGGGTTTGGGAGGAAATTAGGTCATGAGGGAACTAATcctgatgggattagtgcccccACTGTCTTCAGAGCAGAGCAGTGGACGGGGCCACAAAGGGAGGTGTGATCTGCCTTGTTTTtagccccacctccctctgtaAAGGCTTCTAAAAGGAAAGGAACCACATCGCACCACAAAGAGTGCAGCTCATGGGTTCCTCCCAGTTGTGGTCAACAGTGAAGAGTGGCCCCTGGCAGAGCGGGGAGGTACACCCTATTAGAGGAGCAGTGGTCAGGCGGGGAGCTCTGGACCAGGTAGGGGACAGTGCTTCTCCCTCTGTCATCACACCCTCCCAACACAACCAGACTGGTGCCCCTTAGAGGGAGGGAAAGGCTGACCCTGATTCCCGTGCGAAGCACTGGGCAGTGCCTGGCACGCGGCAGCCCCGGTGAGGAGTTGCACACTCCACGTCCCCTGAGGTGGACCGGGTACTCGAGCCAGGTTTCACTGACCACAGGACAGGCCTGTGCTTGTTCCTGCCTTCAGCAAAGTCTGTGCCTAGAAGCTACCTCACTgctgtgggctgaattgtgtcccctcaagaTTCATGTGTTGAACTAACCCCTAAATCCCTCAGAATGTGACATTTGGATAGAAGGACTTTatagaggtaattaaggttaaatgaggtcactgGAGTGGGCCTCTCAAACAATATGACTGACCTCCTTCTAAGAAGAGACGTACGGACACAGACAGGGAGACTGTGTAGGGAAGACCATGCAGGAAAACGCCCAGcgaaagccaaggagagaagaaaCCAACTTTGCCAACGCTTtaaccttggacttcccaggctccagaattatgagaaaatatttctctgttgTTAAAGCCACTTTGTCTGTGGTATTTCTATTCTAGCAGCCCGAGCTAAGATACTACCCTTAAGTCTACATCCTCAATCTCCAAACTGACTTGCTGTACTAAACACAAATTGTATGGATTGCCTTTTTCTGCTAgttaaaaatcacatatttcatgataatgaaattataatttataattatgctTTTATGGTCCTAGCATATTTTCAATGTCGACAAAATGTAATGAAACCAATGatagtaattaaaatttattttacataaccACGTCAAAAAGACAACTGAACAAATGTGGAAGGCAGACACCAGCAATAACAGACCCATTAAGGGTAATGAGAGTTCCATTACTTTGCAGACTCTCATATGCCATTCTCGATGTCTTGTGGTCACCAATGTATTGACCAGGGATGGTCACTGTAGGGTTGGCTTCCATAGCATTTTCCATAGACGTTTAGCTATATTGACTTATGGACAATCATGGACACGAAAGGGCATCTTTGTAAATGTGCTAACCAGAATTTAAGCAAGATTCCAGATTTGGACTAACTGAACCGGAGTGGAAAGGCGTTAATAAGGGACCAGTTCAGtggaaagatttaaaaacaaacaaaaaaccaaaacaagacaaaacaaaacaaaacaaaacaaacaaacaaaacttggggaggtggaaggaagaaagtGGGGAGAAAAGACTATGAGAGAAAATGGAACACCTGTGGGGAAATAAGGCAGTGTCACACAGCGGACCGCTATTCTACTATCTACAGACTTTCATTCTGAAATCCTTTAGATACATAAAAGGCACATATTGGTAAAGACTAACAGGACACACAGTAAAAAGGCAGGATCGTGGATATAAGGCATGTTTTTCTCAGGAGAAGGAATAAGAAGATTGAGACAAAAGTAAGGGGGAGACCAAGGTGGTAATTCCTGcatgaaacaaaatggaaaggtatGTGTCTTACATACATACGTCGgagatttaatttttcaatataaagGGTAAGAAAAGTATTCACCTTACATTTAACACTACTTTATATTCAAGTCAGTACAGAAAGTTTTCTAAGGAAGGGACATTAATATTCTGCATACCTACACATCATagtagaagtaaaagaaaactttaacatGTTCCATTTCCTGAATGGGCAAAGAGACCCAGTGGAGAAAAAATTCTGCAACTGTTCTAAAATGTCAAAAAACTAGCATCTCTAAGTTCTTTCATGGTAGCCCATGACACATTTCCCTTTCCCCTAGTAGACAATAACCTAATTAAAGTAACTTCTCCTTTTGTATTCATACCTCTAGTATCTAAGATAGTAAGGGAATCACAAGTAAGGTGCTGACaaaatgtccattcattcatatgtaataaatatgaaTTAGAGTAATGACATACTGTTCATATAAACAGTACAGACACATAATGGTtaattcattcatacattcattcattcattcatggctTAAAACATCAGAAccttattctctcacagttctggaggccagaagagcTTAGCCAGTATCACTGGGCCAAAATCCAAGTGTTGACAGAGCCACATTCCCTTCAGAGGCTCTAGAGTAGAACCAGTTCTTCG is a genomic window of Acinonyx jubatus isolate Ajub_Pintada_27869175 chromosome B4, VMU_Ajub_asm_v1.0, whole genome shotgun sequence containing:
- the USP6NL gene encoding USP6 N-terminal-like protein isoform X1, with product MRTEAAVNSQGRTNRLTNDSDQDVALKLAQERAEIVAKYDRGREGAEIEPWEDADYLVYKVTDRFGFLHEEELPYHNAAVERQKQLEIERTTKWLKMLKGWEKYKNTEKFHRRIYKGIPLQLRGEVWALLLEIPKMKEETRDLYSKLKHRARGCSPDIRQIDLDVNRTFRDHIMFRDRYGVKQQSLFHVLAAYSIYNTEVGYCQGMSQITALLLMYMNEEDAFWALVKLFSGPKHAMHGFFVQGFPKLLRFQEHHEKILNKFLSKLKQHLDSQEIYTSFYTMKWFFQCFLDRTPFTLNLRIWDIYIFEGERVLTAMSYTILKLHKKHLMKLSMEELVEFLQETLAKDFFFEDDFVIEQLQISMVELKRAKLDLPEPGKEDEYPRKPLGQLLPESAGISHLSNGQRSMGRSSPPLNSRRESSSSPHKKHEHSPHHQGRVGTPERVRAPRRKSVDEDSKKLKDEADLQRKLPSGPQDSSRQYNHAAANQNSNATSTVRKEFVPKWNKPSDTSAIEKTAKYAIEGKSRSAHPSLTATVPSSADTRMSNVRQKMKVWDVDEGKRGSNASQYDNVPENDNSASIEEALERAYCHSPRKHVEPGSSPSRASNKFTFKVQPAGYTKYPSPLDREDRRTVHPPSYSNPPVYHGNSPKHIPAADSSFASPQFTRGTPGNPSRRPYGSTLSVDISPEKSYSRPLPLVLPSSRIEVLPVETSAGGYSGNSESPKNGKFIIPPVDYLPDNRKWSEVSYTYRPETHGQLWTQDANRSHLSKLPKYSAFQHVPFQDHSLPAVSVDSPVRYRTSPGLEDAGSSGYQYSGPSPPGYHYRNRDGLPIQESVLLS
- the USP6NL gene encoding USP6 N-terminal-like protein isoform X6, which produces MLKGWEKYKNTEKFHRRIYKGIPLQLRGEVWALLLEIPKMKEETRDLYSKLKHRARGCSPDIRQIDLDVNRTFRDHIMFRDRYGVKQQSLFHVLAAYSIYNTEVGYCQGMSQITALLLMYMNEEDAFWALVKLFSGPKHAMHGFFVQGFPKLLRFQEHHEKILNKFLSKLKQHLDSQEIYTSFYTMKWFFQCFLDRTPFTLNLRIWDIYIFEGERVLTAMSYTILKLHKKHLMKLSMEELVEFLQETLAKDFFFEDDFVIEQLQISMVELKRAKLDLPEPGKEDEYPRKPLGQLLPESAGISHLSNGQRSMGRSSPPLNSRRESSSSPHKKHEHSPHHQGRVGTPERVRAPRRKSVDEDSKKLKDEADLQRKLPSGPQDSSRQYNHAAANQNSNATSTVRKEFVPKWNKPSDTSAIEKTAKYAIEGKSRSAHPSLTATVPSSADTRMSNVRQKMKVWDVDEGKRGSNASQYDNVPENDNSASIEEALERAYCHSPRKHVEPGSSPSRASNKFTFKVQPAGYTKYPSPLDREDRRTVHPPSYSNPPVYHGNSPKHIPAADSSFASPQFTRGTPGNPSRRPYGSTLSVDISPEKSYSRPLPLVLPSSRIEVLPVETSAGGYSGNSESPKNGKFIIPPVDYLPDNRKWSEVSYTYRPETHGQLWTQDANRSHLSKLPKYSAFQHVPFQDHSLPAVSVDSPVRYRTSPGLEDAGSSGYQYSGPSPPGYHYRNRDGLPIQESVLLS
- the USP6NL gene encoding USP6 N-terminal-like protein isoform X5, which encodes MPSSLSKFTNQQKQLEIERTTKWLKMLKGWEKYKNTEKFHRRIYKGIPLQLRGEVWALLLEIPKMKEETRDLYSKLKHRARGCSPDIRQIDLDVNRTFRDHIMFRDRYGVKQQSLFHVLAAYSIYNTEVGYCQGMSQITALLLMYMNEEDAFWALVKLFSGPKHAMHGFFVQGFPKLLRFQEHHEKILNKFLSKLKQHLDSQEIYTSFYTMKWFFQCFLDRTPFTLNLRIWDIYIFEGERVLTAMSYTILKLHKKHLMKLSMEELVEFLQETLAKDFFFEDDFVIEQLQISMVELKRAKLDLPEPGKEDEYPRKPLGQLLPESAGISHLSNGQRSMGRSSPPLNSRRESSSSPHKKHEHSPHHQGRVGTPERVRAPRRKSVDEDSKKLKDEADLQRKLPSGPQDSSRQYNHAAANQNSNATSTVRKEFVPKWNKPSDTSAIEKTAKYAIEGKSRSAHPSLTATVPSSADTRMSNVRQKMKVWDVDEGKRGSNASQYDNVPENDNSASIEEALERAYCHSPRKHVEPGSSPSRASNKFTFKVQPAGYTKYPSPLDREDRRTVHPPSYSNPPVYHGNSPKHIPAADSSFASPQFTRGTPGNPSRRPYGSTLSVDISPEKSYSRPLPLVLPSSRIEVLPVETSAGGYSGNSESPKNGKFIIPPVDYLPDNRKWSEVSYTYRPETHGQLWTQDANRSHLSKLPKYSAFQHVPFQDHSLPAVSVDSPVRYRTSPGLEDAGSSGYQYSGPSPPGYHYRNRDGLPIQESVLLS